From Stenotrophomonas nitritireducens, the proteins below share one genomic window:
- a CDS encoding SdrD B-like domain-containing protein, with the protein MNKQFKQDSDVSHSFDVPTAGRPSRSWLRKACHGGLRGLAALGLMAGLMAAAPAALAYNVGLSSFQDSTSPWLMANGDPSGTNEGSNLTPLGGIVVYDAVIANIEASPVLGIAAVFDMAPGMTVYEIPSNCTSQTATSGALRIVCTFTSLPALGTQAFQLKMATSGMAKSVVGVHGAVGLASQAPTLNESVQTLDPATHAFFQGDSNISNNKLSDNTTLTDSADLELVKTSNPAAPGSVIGGGEVTYTLTVTNKGPGPASNFNVRDSLPSGFTVVAGSFQGAGAGWAWNAATTTATHATGLAANASTTFSFKAKADISAGDVTNHALVTSVGTIDTQPNNNPAQADTRVRAGADLGVDIAWSKSPATTDQPLDLKITVTNKGPETVNDAVIKGSLPAGMPWNGVDVSQAPSWACVPDVAGADPVLFTCTRQPGFSKSASGEVITINSTAPATPGDYTASATVDSALLEDPVTTNDSDSATVSVLADGADLELGKSKVNLQSLTDPELAPNKVPAGNTVASDMLSTLTLRNNGPADVIGNAEIQELLAEGEEFKSVRNGSFDCTAVPAAWSSGVRQLVTCRLKAAAYPFTLGQTQSLELITRARELPTGGAGALLVNNACTGGTMPNGYVGSAIANEPTTSTGVNADKVTANDCASGNGVAVTQGIANLKVSKETRAPTAGDRVLKVTDTEMSYIITVTNTGDATAGVVVNDKIPGWSNFTKASVTNTAGWACTAAETVICRSNATMMASGAVNTITIKLTHTDDVSPGFLVDSVGKTAACPNVPPAATNQPHFHCNTVGVGIDGTQPNSLGEGDWTDNYASDWVSAERYANMQTQSKTITTGRDDGQAGVNSVYRVEYRNDGPSAVPGVVMRDTFQLLAGDAGFVLIDAKTAGNVSCAVVSKDAGIVETQGQGGMSYSNSNAALEQTLTVACPATNFAAGSAQTLNITIRPNVNTGNTGRHFDNTGNFTIATGTGADYHGSDANGDFIYNSNTDVRDDTKDAQLTFKQGEADLAVQKKDVFDTFKDPIGYDGTQPAKNVLTYMLEVTNGGPSIATNVIANDWLTPPEGKTVSFVGASATSSTSDAAYGSTLCAVQGPATVTGNAAKTAKLHVICTLPGAGYGGNNASGVISSTTGQNKSYVYLRYRYETEPGASGDTVNNQVVVSSSERDPQAGNNDVTETTTLYMTADMGVVKTMVATAPSLDPSVALPPSVDVVSIKQDFWYVLTATNHGSGQSLARDRAKANGGGGTVIVDTLPAGVVVTDPAQIRWQKTGPAFTGASQNGTGLCTLASRTITCEVGDVTFASGNLGTVRIIVPSRWDALPPGSTAPLGTSNNTAKVTTEQIDPNPVNDTTTVPLNVVNLSIAGVVFVDSNGGTSDGIKQGAETGINGVTITLSGKDFNGTAVSRTLTTAGGGAYRFDNLPPSDAAGYTVTQSHVAGYSNGLVAPPTTGNDSATFNPGSYLAAVDSTYVAVVTPGVVANLGTIGTKGATAINYNFPKVQAVTLSGYVYADIGLNNVRDAGTDPAISPATVELLDASGNQIASKTTDANGYYEFTELHPGLTYSLREPLPAGYQDLPTAINPGRIGGVPCTICTTQTVATNTSRIDNIKLVAGSGTEFNFGEAQVASVAGVVYVDREDPTGTGLYDGNGTYNSGVDRGLGGVQIDLYDATGTTLLSTTTTDATSGAYGFVDFNVASGKVVAGAMYQISQTQPIALRSGKEATSNVINTIPVPVLGLRAQNFGEIAGNISGRIYLDATNNGVYNPTDADLDGVSVSLGANTLNVFGEVVAAQQTVAGKYVFRDLPSGTYAVTEQTQPLYNTAPTLNGATNAGSVSAGGTAGLATSKSVVPSAITGIAIAAGGSSPDNNFGEILPVSVAGTVFMDVNNDGVMSGAAEVGLDGVLIQLTGVDDLGPVSTTMVVPVNTANGGTFLFEGLRPGTYVLTEPNQPTGTANGITTAGTVSNIASGTATPVTTLPSAISAINLTEPGSASIDNLFGETPRDSSISGKVWLDTNDDGIVGSSENGLGGVTVTLEGTATDGTKISETITTNPDGSYAFTGLPPGQYTITEPTQPANTVDGKTVPGSTGGTAGKQGDPASVISTITLGVTTHSVDNNFAELPSGSISGRVFNDSNDNGVIEPDEVGYANVDVVLTGTDDMGVAVNMTLKTDKNGAYSFEGLRPGTYAVTEPTQPPATLNGFTTAGSIGGQRVGMATDKATVPSKISAITLAIGAKSIDNNFGEIGDSPDMLVSKSSTTVKFTVNNVATYTIRVRNGGQKPSFGEYIIKDRLPVGLSLAEIPAGNGWTCSGAVGDARFECRSSEVVNAGATSLSDITVKANVAAEAAQAGTVNNAVLIEGGGENEFRTPTTTERNTFEGDVSTLPVCDTAITQNVCRVPNQVQLSASVGGTVWFDIGSEDTLLDGGDERLHSWIVELVDAASGVVSKNTTTAADGSYRFGDVVPGQKWNIQFRDPVSGVLWAWPVNKETAGGMGVACDADKAISGSSASACRISENGSSQLQVVLEAGVHMPQQSLPVDPSGVVYDATTRDPVPGSIVTLSPVGVCNGYDPKTAVLNAMAGGYRIEGNAISMTVGSSGYYQFMFGPAAPARCEFRLTVTPPGGYQFVSSMIPPQDGSLSPAGAAGSSHLVQPQANAPTGAVGTPTQYWLSLFSGSATAGIVHNHIPLDTAEATGLVITKTGDRQTAEIGDTVQYTITVRQTAGSALATVNIVDTLPRGFTYIDGTGRVGGRAVDNPLGKPGPRLGFNLGPIDVGGQLVLTYRVRVGVGAQQGDGINRAQAHGCSITGGCIDPVGMTPVPGSIPSNRAEYRVRVTGGVFTEEACVLGKIFVDCNNNHVQDREELGIPGVRMYFSNGTWMISDSEGKYSYCGLTPQSHTLKVDPSTLPVGARLTTSSNRNLGDADSLFLDLKNGELHRADFVEGSCSNPLLEQVKARRTQGEVRAPETETGQSQLRFDSKPVRAPQQATDSSKQGPIVQPRPNPPSAAAQQEVQP; encoded by the coding sequence GTGAACAAGCAATTCAAGCAGGACAGCGACGTCAGTCACTCTTTCGATGTGCCTACAGCGGGACGCCCGTCGCGGAGCTGGCTGCGGAAGGCGTGCCATGGTGGCCTGCGCGGGTTGGCGGCATTGGGATTGATGGCCGGTTTGATGGCAGCAGCACCTGCCGCGCTGGCCTACAACGTCGGCCTGTCCTCGTTCCAGGATTCGACCAGCCCCTGGCTGATGGCCAATGGCGACCCCTCCGGCACCAATGAGGGCAGCAACCTGACGCCGCTGGGCGGCATCGTCGTCTATGACGCGGTGATCGCCAACATCGAGGCCAGCCCTGTTTTGGGCATTGCGGCGGTCTTCGACATGGCGCCGGGCATGACGGTCTACGAAATCCCGTCCAACTGCACCAGCCAGACAGCAACCTCCGGCGCATTGCGCATTGTCTGCACGTTTACCTCCTTGCCTGCATTGGGCACCCAGGCATTCCAGCTGAAGATGGCCACCAGCGGCATGGCCAAGTCGGTCGTCGGCGTGCACGGCGCGGTGGGCCTGGCCAGCCAGGCGCCGACGCTCAATGAAAGTGTGCAGACGCTGGATCCGGCGACGCATGCGTTCTTCCAGGGCGACAGCAATATCAGCAACAACAAGCTGTCCGACAACACCACGTTGACCGATTCGGCCGATCTGGAACTGGTCAAGACCAGCAACCCGGCGGCGCCCGGCAGTGTCATTGGTGGCGGTGAAGTCACTTACACCTTGACCGTCACCAACAAGGGCCCCGGCCCGGCGAGCAATTTCAACGTCCGCGACAGTTTGCCGTCCGGCTTCACTGTGGTCGCCGGCAGTTTCCAGGGAGCGGGAGCAGGGTGGGCCTGGAATGCTGCCACCACCACCGCCACCCATGCCACTGGCTTGGCGGCAAATGCCTCCACCACCTTCAGCTTCAAGGCAAAGGCCGACATCTCGGCCGGTGATGTCACCAACCACGCGCTGGTCACCTCGGTCGGCACCATCGATACGCAGCCGAACAACAACCCGGCCCAGGCTGACACCCGCGTCAGGGCCGGTGCGGACCTGGGCGTGGATATTGCGTGGAGCAAGAGTCCGGCCACCACCGATCAGCCGCTGGATCTGAAGATCACCGTCACCAACAAGGGCCCGGAGACCGTCAACGATGCCGTCATCAAGGGCAGCCTGCCTGCAGGCATGCCGTGGAACGGTGTGGACGTCAGCCAGGCGCCAAGTTGGGCATGCGTCCCCGATGTGGCCGGTGCAGACCCGGTGCTCTTCACCTGTACGCGCCAGCCGGGCTTCAGCAAGTCCGCCAGCGGCGAAGTGATCACCATCAACAGCACGGCGCCGGCCACACCCGGCGATTACACCGCGTCGGCAACGGTGGATTCGGCCCTGCTTGAAGACCCGGTTACCACCAATGACAGCGACAGCGCCACCGTCTCGGTGCTGGCCGATGGTGCCGACCTGGAACTGGGCAAGAGCAAGGTCAACCTGCAATCGTTGACCGATCCCGAGCTGGCACCGAACAAGGTGCCTGCAGGCAATACCGTGGCCAGCGACATGCTGTCGACATTGACGCTGCGCAACAACGGACCGGCCGATGTCATCGGCAACGCCGAGATCCAGGAACTGCTCGCTGAAGGCGAAGAATTCAAGAGTGTCCGCAACGGCAGCTTCGACTGTACCGCCGTACCTGCGGCGTGGAGTAGCGGCGTCCGCCAGTTGGTGACCTGTCGGCTGAAGGCTGCGGCCTATCCTTTCACGCTCGGGCAGACGCAGTCCCTGGAACTGATCACCCGTGCGCGGGAGCTGCCGACAGGCGGCGCCGGCGCTCTGCTGGTCAACAATGCCTGCACCGGAGGCACCATGCCGAACGGCTATGTTGGTTCGGCGATTGCCAATGAACCGACTACCAGCACGGGCGTGAACGCTGACAAGGTCACCGCCAACGACTGCGCCAGTGGTAATGGCGTGGCAGTCACCCAGGGCATCGCCAACCTGAAGGTGAGCAAGGAAACCCGCGCTCCGACCGCCGGCGACCGCGTGCTGAAGGTTACCGACACCGAGATGAGCTACATCATCACGGTCACCAACACCGGCGATGCCACCGCCGGCGTGGTGGTGAACGACAAGATCCCGGGCTGGTCAAACTTCACCAAGGCGTCGGTGACCAACACCGCCGGTTGGGCCTGCACGGCCGCGGAAACCGTCATCTGCCGTTCCAACGCGACGATGATGGCAAGTGGTGCCGTCAACACGATCACCATCAAGCTGACCCATACCGACGACGTTTCACCGGGCTTCCTTGTCGACAGCGTCGGCAAGACTGCCGCGTGCCCGAACGTGCCGCCGGCTGCGACGAACCAACCGCACTTCCATTGCAATACGGTGGGTGTCGGCATCGACGGTACCCAGCCCAACTCCTTGGGCGAAGGTGACTGGACGGACAATTACGCCAGCGACTGGGTCAGTGCCGAGCGCTACGCGAACATGCAGACGCAGAGCAAAACCATCACCACCGGTCGTGATGACGGCCAGGCCGGCGTCAACTCGGTCTACCGCGTCGAATACAGGAATGACGGTCCCTCGGCAGTGCCGGGCGTGGTCATGCGTGACACCTTCCAGCTGCTCGCGGGCGACGCAGGCTTTGTGCTGATCGATGCGAAAACGGCCGGCAATGTGAGCTGCGCTGTTGTCAGCAAGGATGCTGGCATCGTCGAAACCCAGGGGCAGGGCGGCATGTCCTACTCCAACAGCAACGCCGCACTGGAGCAGACCTTGACGGTCGCTTGCCCGGCGACAAACTTCGCCGCAGGCAGCGCGCAGACTCTCAACATCACCATTCGCCCCAACGTCAATACCGGCAACACCGGCCGTCATTTCGACAATACAGGCAATTTCACCATCGCTACCGGTACCGGTGCCGATTACCACGGCAGCGATGCCAATGGTGATTTCATCTACAACAGCAACACCGATGTCCGTGATGACACCAAGGATGCCCAGCTCACTTTCAAGCAGGGCGAGGCTGACCTCGCCGTGCAGAAGAAGGACGTGTTCGACACGTTCAAGGACCCGATCGGCTACGACGGCACCCAACCGGCGAAGAACGTACTGACCTATATGCTGGAGGTCACCAATGGTGGCCCGTCCATCGCTACCAACGTGATTGCCAACGACTGGCTGACCCCGCCGGAAGGCAAGACCGTCAGCTTCGTCGGGGCCTCGGCCACCTCATCGACCAGCGATGCCGCCTACGGCTCGACGCTCTGTGCGGTACAGGGCCCGGCAACCGTGACCGGCAATGCGGCGAAGACCGCCAAGCTGCACGTGATCTGCACCCTGCCTGGCGCGGGATACGGCGGAAACAACGCGTCCGGCGTGATCTCCTCGACCACCGGCCAGAACAAGTCGTACGTCTACCTGCGCTACCGCTATGAAACCGAACCGGGTGCCAGCGGCGACACGGTGAACAACCAGGTCGTGGTCAGTTCTTCGGAGCGCGATCCCCAGGCGGGCAACAACGACGTCACCGAAACCACCACGCTGTACATGACCGCGGACATGGGCGTGGTCAAGACTATGGTCGCCACCGCGCCCAGCCTTGATCCGAGCGTGGCATTGCCCCCCAGCGTTGACGTGGTCAGCATCAAGCAGGATTTCTGGTACGTGCTGACTGCCACCAACCATGGCTCGGGACAGAGCCTTGCCCGCGATCGTGCGAAGGCGAACGGCGGCGGCGGTACCGTCATTGTCGACACCTTGCCTGCGGGTGTGGTGGTCACCGATCCAGCGCAGATCCGTTGGCAGAAGACCGGCCCGGCGTTCACCGGTGCCTCGCAGAACGGCACCGGCCTCTGCACGCTGGCGTCGCGCACCATCACCTGTGAAGTCGGCGATGTGACCTTTGCCAGCGGCAACCTGGGCACCGTGCGCATCATCGTGCCGTCCCGCTGGGACGCGTTGCCGCCAGGCAGCACCGCGCCGCTGGGCACCTCGAACAACACCGCCAAGGTCACCACCGAGCAGATCGATCCGAACCCGGTCAACGACACCACCACCGTTCCGTTGAACGTGGTCAACCTGTCGATTGCCGGCGTCGTGTTCGTGGACAGCAATGGCGGCACCAGCGATGGCATCAAACAGGGCGCCGAAACGGGCATCAACGGCGTCACCATTACCCTGAGCGGCAAGGATTTCAACGGCACGGCGGTGAGCCGCACGCTGACCACCGCGGGCGGTGGCGCATACCGTTTCGACAACCTGCCGCCGTCCGATGCCGCTGGCTACACCGTCACCCAGAGTCACGTGGCCGGTTACAGCAATGGCCTGGTGGCGCCGCCGACCACCGGCAACGATTCGGCAACCTTCAATCCCGGCTCGTACCTGGCTGCGGTGGATTCCACGTATGTAGCCGTGGTTACTCCGGGCGTGGTGGCAAACCTTGGCACCATCGGTACCAAGGGTGCTACGGCAATCAACTACAACTTCCCGAAAGTGCAGGCAGTCACGCTGTCCGGCTATGTCTATGCGGATATCGGCCTGAACAATGTGCGTGATGCGGGCACCGACCCGGCCATCAGCCCGGCCACCGTCGAGCTGCTGGACGCGAGCGGCAACCAGATCGCTTCGAAGACAACCGATGCAAATGGTTACTACGAATTCACCGAACTGCACCCAGGCCTGACCTACAGCCTGCGTGAGCCGTTGCCGGCCGGTTACCAGGATCTGCCCACCGCGATCAATCCGGGCAGGATTGGCGGCGTGCCGTGCACGATCTGCACTACCCAGACCGTTGCGACCAATACCTCGCGCATCGACAACATCAAGTTGGTGGCCGGTAGCGGCACCGAGTTCAACTTCGGCGAGGCGCAGGTGGCATCGGTAGCCGGTGTTGTCTATGTGGACCGCGAAGATCCCACCGGCACTGGTCTGTATGACGGCAACGGCACTTACAACAGTGGCGTGGATCGCGGGCTGGGTGGTGTCCAGATCGACTTGTATGACGCTACCGGTACCACCTTGCTGTCCACGACAACGACCGATGCAACCAGCGGAGCTTATGGCTTCGTCGACTTCAACGTGGCCTCTGGCAAAGTGGTTGCCGGTGCCATGTATCAGATCAGCCAGACCCAGCCGATCGCTCTGCGCAGTGGCAAGGAAGCCACCAGCAATGTGATCAATACCATTCCAGTGCCTGTACTGGGTCTGCGGGCGCAGAACTTCGGTGAGATCGCGGGCAACATCAGCGGCCGGATCTATCTGGATGCCACCAATAATGGCGTCTACAACCCGACCGACGCGGACCTGGACGGCGTAAGCGTCAGCCTGGGCGCCAACACCTTGAACGTGTTTGGCGAAGTAGTAGCTGCGCAGCAGACCGTTGCCGGCAAGTACGTGTTCCGCGACCTGCCCAGTGGCACCTACGCGGTTACCGAGCAGACCCAGCCGCTGTACAACACCGCACCCACCTTGAACGGTGCAACCAACGCCGGCTCCGTCAGTGCCGGTGGTACCGCAGGTCTTGCAACCAGCAAAAGCGTGGTGCCGTCGGCTATCACCGGCATTGCCATCGCTGCCGGTGGTTCCTCGCCGGACAACAACTTCGGCGAGATCCTGCCGGTTTCCGTGGCCGGTACGGTTTTCATGGACGTCAACAACGACGGCGTCATGAGCGGTGCTGCCGAAGTCGGGCTGGACGGTGTACTGATCCAGCTGACGGGTGTGGACGATCTGGGCCCGGTCTCCACCACGATGGTGGTGCCGGTGAATACCGCCAATGGCGGCACCTTCCTGTTTGAAGGCCTGCGTCCGGGCACCTATGTGCTGACCGAGCCGAATCAGCCGACCGGCACCGCCAACGGCATCACTACGGCCGGCACGGTATCGAACATCGCATCCGGCACCGCGACCCCGGTGACCACGCTGCCCAGCGCCATTTCGGCCATCAACCTGACCGAGCCTGGCAGCGCGTCCATCGATAACCTGTTCGGTGAAACGCCGCGCGACAGCAGCATCAGCGGCAAGGTGTGGCTGGATACGAACGATGACGGCATCGTTGGCTCAAGTGAAAACGGCCTGGGCGGGGTGACGGTGACGCTGGAAGGCACCGCTACCGATGGCACCAAGATCAGCGAAACAATTACCACCAATCCAGACGGCAGCTATGCCTTTACCGGCCTGCCGCCGGGCCAGTACACCATCACCGAGCCAACCCAGCCGGCCAATACCGTGGACGGCAAGACCGTGCCCGGCAGCACCGGCGGTACCGCTGGCAAGCAGGGTGATCCGGCGTCGGTGATCAGCACAATCACGCTCGGTGTGACCACCCACTCGGTGGACAACAACTTTGCCGAGCTGCCGTCCGGCAGCATCAGCGGCCGCGTCTTCAACGACAGCAACGACAACGGCGTCATCGAGCCTGATGAAGTGGGTTACGCCAATGTCGATGTGGTGCTGACCGGCACTGACGACATGGGCGTGGCGGTCAACATGACGCTGAAGACCGACAAGAACGGTGCCTACAGCTTCGAAGGCCTGCGTCCGGGCACCTATGCGGTGACCGAACCGACCCAGCCGCCGGCAACGCTCAATGGCTTCACCACGGCAGGCTCCATCGGCGGGCAGCGCGTAGGCATGGCCACCGACAAGGCGACCGTGCCGTCGAAGATCAGCGCGATCACGCTGGCCATCGGCGCGAAGTCGATCGACAACAACTTCGGCGAGATCGGCGATTCGCCGGACATGCTGGTCAGCAAGTCGTCCACCACGGTCAAGTTCACCGTCAACAACGTGGCCACGTACACCATCCGCGTGCGCAACGGCGGGCAGAAGCCGTCCTTCGGCGAGTACATCATCAAGGACCGCCTGCCGGTGGGCCTGAGCTTGGCCGAGATTCCGGCCGGCAATGGCTGGACCTGCAGCGGCGCGGTGGGCGATGCCCGCTTTGAATGCCGCAGCTCGGAAGTGGTCAACGCCGGTGCGACCTCGTTGTCGGACATCACCGTCAAGGCCAATGTCGCGGCGGAAGCGGCCCAGGCCGGCACCGTCAACAATGCGGTATTGATCGAGGGCGGCGGCGAGAACGAGTTCCGCACCCCGACCACCACCGAGCGCAACACCTTTGAAGGGGATGTCAGCACGCTGCCGGTATGCGATACCGCCATCACCCAGAACGTCTGCCGCGTGCCCAACCAGGTACAGCTGTCGGCGTCGGTTGGCGGCACCGTGTGGTTCGACATCGGCAGCGAGGACACCTTGCTCGACGGCGGTGACGAGCGCCTGCATTCGTGGATCGTGGAGCTGGTCGACGCGGCCAGCGGCGTGGTGAGCAAGAACACCACCACCGCCGCCGACGGCAGCTATCGCTTTGGCGACGTGGTGCCGGGGCAGAAGTGGAACATCCAGTTCCGCGATCCGGTCTCCGGTGTGTTGTGGGCATGGCCGGTCAACAAGGAAACCGCCGGTGGCATGGGCGTGGCCTGTGATGCCGACAAGGCCATCAGCGGCAGCAGTGCCTCGGCCTGCCGCATCAGCGAGAACGGCTCCAGCCAGCTGCAGGTCGTGCTGGAAGCCGGTGTGCACATGCCACAGCAGAGCCTGCCGGTGGATCCGTCGGGCGTGGTCTATGACGCCACCACGCGTGATCCGGTGCCGGGCTCGATCGTGACCTTGTCGCCGGTTGGCGTGTGCAATGGCTACGACCCGAAAACCGCAGTGCTCAATGCCATGGCCGGTGGCTACCGCATTGAGGGCAATGCGATCTCGATGACGGTGGGCAGCAGCGGCTACTACCAGTTCATGTTCGGCCCGGCCGCGCCGGCACGCTGTGAGTTCCGCCTGACGGTAACGCCGCCGGGTGGCTACCAGTTCGTGTCGTCGATGATCCCGCCGCAGGACGGTTCACTGTCCCCGGCCGGTGCCGCTGGCAGCAGCCATCTGGTGCAGCCGCAGGCCAATGCGCCGACCGGCGCGGTGGGCACGCCTACCCAGTACTGGCTGAGCCTGTTCTCCGGTTCGGCAACGGCCGGCATCGTGCACAACCACATCCCGCTGGATACCGCCGAAGCCACCGGCCTGGTCATCACCAAGACCGGTGACCGCCAGACCGCTGAAATCGGTGACACCGTGCAGTACACCATCACCGTGCGGCAGACCGCCGGCAGTGCGCTGGCCACGGTCAACATCGTCGACACGCTGCCGCGTGGCTTCACCTATATCGACGGCACTGGCCGCGTGGGTGGGCGTGCGGTGGACAACCCGCTGGGCAAGCCGGGCCCGCGCTTGGGCTTCAACCTGGGACCGATCGATGTGGGTGGACAGCTGGTGCTGACCTACCGCGTGCGCGTCGGTGTCGGTGCGCAGCAGGGTGATGGCATCAACCGTGCGCAGGCACATGGCTGCTCGATCACCGGTGGCTGCATTGATCCGGTCGGCATGACGCCGGTACCGGGCTCGATTCCGTCCAACCGCGCCGAGTACCGCGTGCGAGTGACCGGTGGCGTGTTCACCGAGGAAGCCTGTGTGCTGGGCAAGATCTTCGTGGACTGCAACAACAACCACGTGCAGGACCGCGAAGAGCTGGGCATTCCGGGCGTGCGCATGTACTTCTCCAACGGCACCTGGATGATTTCCGATTCCGAAGGCAAGTACAGCTATTGCGGCCTGACCCCGCAGAGCCACACCTTGAAGGTGGACCCGTCCACCTTGCCGGTGGGCGCCCGCCTGACCACCAGCAGCAACCGCAACCTGGGTGATGCCGACAGCCTGTTCCTCGACCTGAAGAACGGTGAGCTGCACCGCGCCGACTTCGTCGAGGGCAGCTGCTCCAACCCGCTCTTGGAGCAGGTGAAGGCGCGTCGTACCCAGGGTGAGGTGCGCGCACCGGAAACCGAAACCGGGCAGTCGCAGCTGCGTTTTGACAGCAAGCCGGTCCGTGCGCCGCAGCAGGCCACGGACTCGTCCAAACAGGGACCGATCGTGCAACCCCGACCCAACCCGCCGTCCGCGGCGGCTCAGCAGGAGGTGCAGCCATGA
- a CDS encoding OmpA family protein — translation MTVMQTKNRPLRCVLAVAVFAVAGTAGAQQTQLNPQAKRISDEAIHADLQSYEATQGRIQALNDGGRPIRDYHLSKAQCWLDVSFHEYTRNDRSAFPQEALTESEKLIVDMENGVSPIPTDTALVNDAKYLRADLWQRLKVIHGTPGFACASQKVACGEVELVHAGNEFNQQQWRHSKPYIQIAEDLVNEAETAARLCGVDPAGPAVAPLAAGPLIANVLFEFDRDGYKDIRTYSLESVDRALATIGNEKRELAGVTLVGHADRMQGNGFNYNQALSERRAKTVRELLIGRGVAADKIRYEYRGDTQQVQQCDGVKPRAALLECLLPNRRVEVRFELAQ, via the coding sequence ATGACCGTTATGCAAACCAAGAACCGTCCGCTGCGCTGCGTGCTGGCAGTTGCTGTCTTCGCTGTTGCCGGTACCGCCGGCGCCCAGCAGACCCAGCTCAACCCGCAGGCCAAGCGCATCAGCGACGAAGCCATCCACGCCGATCTGCAGTCCTACGAAGCGACCCAGGGCCGCATCCAGGCATTGAACGATGGCGGTCGCCCGATCCGCGACTACCACCTGTCCAAGGCGCAGTGCTGGCTGGATGTGTCCTTCCACGAATACACCCGCAACGACCGCAGCGCCTTCCCGCAGGAAGCACTGACCGAGTCGGAGAAGCTGATCGTGGACATGGAGAACGGCGTCTCGCCGATCCCCACCGACACCGCCCTGGTCAACGACGCCAAGTACCTGCGTGCCGACCTCTGGCAGCGCCTGAAAGTCATCCACGGCACGCCGGGCTTTGCCTGTGCATCGCAGAAGGTGGCCTGTGGTGAAGTGGAGCTGGTGCACGCCGGCAACGAGTTCAACCAGCAGCAGTGGCGTCACTCCAAGCCGTATATCCAGATCGCCGAAGACCTGGTCAACGAGGCCGAGACTGCAGCCCGCCTGTGCGGCGTCGATCCGGCCGGCCCGGCGGTTGCACCGCTGGCAGCAGGCCCGCTGATCGCCAACGTGCTGTTCGAGTTCGACCGCGACGGCTACAAGGACATCCGCACCTATTCGCTGGAAAGCGTGGACCGCGCTTTGGCCACCATCGGCAACGAGAAGCGTGAACTGGCCGGGGTGACCCTGGTCGGCCATGCCGACCGCATGCAGGGCAATGGCTTCAACTACAACCAGGCGCTGTCCGAGCGTCGCGCCAAGACCGTGCGTGAGTTGCTGATCGGTCGTGGTGTGGCCGCTGACAAGATCCGCTACGAGTACCGCGGTGACACCCAGCAGGTGCAGCAGTGCGACGGCGTCAAGCCGCGTGCCGCACTGCTGGAATGCCTGCTGCCGAACCGCCGCGTGGAAGTGCGGTTCGAGCTGGCGCAGTAA